The sequence below is a genomic window from Vicinamibacterales bacterium.
GTATCGCGTGTCCTATGGGTTCTCGAAGGCGATGTCGAACGTAGGAGAGTTCTTCTTCAGCTCGCCTATCGATCCGTTCAATCTCGACAAGGACTGGGGACGATCGGACGACGATCAGCGTCATCGGCTGGTCGTCAACAGCGCCGTCGAGCTGTTTGGATTCCAGCTGAGTGGGCTGCTCCAGGCCTACTCGTCGCTGCCGTTCAACATTACCTCGGGTGTGACGACGCTGCAGGGAACAGCGGGCCGGCCCCTCGTCGACGGCCAGTTCATTCCGCGAAACTCGGGCGTCGGGCCCGACTTCTTCAGCCTGGGGCTGCGCGTCAGCCGGCAGTTCAGTGTCGGCGGCCGCGCGCGGCTCGAAGGCTTGATCGAGGCGTTCAACGTGACCAACCATACCAACGTGGTTACCGTGCAGGGCAACTTCGGATCGGGTGCGTATCCGGCGGACCCGACCCCGAACTTCGGCGTGTCCACGGCCGTCGGCGATCCGCGAACCGCACAGCTCGGCGTACGGGTGCGCTTCTGATGGGAAGGCGGTTGGTTCTTGTCGTCTTATCCGTCGCACTCGCGATCGGCGCGGCTGCCTGTGCACGCTCAGGAATGCCAGCGAACGGCGCCGTCTCCCTCGGTGTCGACGGGCGATCGAACTCGTTCGTCACGCTCGCTGCCGACGGCGATCGCGTGGCGGCCGTGTGGCTGGCCTCGAGCGACAGCGGCAACGACGTCTTCGTCGCCATGAGCGACGATGGCGGCGCACGCTTCGCCGCGCCGGTGCGCGTCAACGATCTGCCGGGCGACGCCGCGGGCAATGGCGAACAGCCGCCGCGCGTCGTCCTTCACGATCGGACCGTGGCCGTCGTCTGGATCTCGAAACGTCAGGGCGTGTCGGGCGTCCGCGCCGCGCAGTCGGCCGACGGCGGCCGCTCGTTTTCGGCGGCGCGAACGATTTCGCCCGAAGGGGTGACCGGCGCGCGCGGCTGGGAATCGGTCGCGATCGCCGACGACGGGATGGTACACGCGGCCTGGCTCGATGGCAGGAACGCGGCGCCGATGGCGGCGGATCATCACGACCACGGCGTCATGCGGCAGGACATCGTGCATGCGATGTGGCGAGCGGGAGAGCCGGTCGTCGAATCGCCGGTCGCCGATAACGTCTGCTTCTGCTGCAAGACCGGCGTCGTCACGCACGGCCGCGACGTGTTCGTGGTGTGGCGCCATCTCTTCGAGGGCGGCGTCCGCGACATCGCGGTCGCACGCTCCGCCGACGGCGGCCGCACGTTCGGCTCGCCGGTGCGGGTAAGCGCCGACAACTGGAAGATCGACGCCTGCCCTGACGACGGGCCGTCGCTGGCGGTCGAGGGAAACGGCACGCTCCACGTGGCGTGGCCGACGCTGCTCTCTGACAGCGGCCAGCCGCACATGGCGATCTTCGAGACGATCAGCATGGACGGCGGGGCGACGTTCACGGCGCGCGCCCGCGTCGATGCCTCGACGACAGGCGCCTCGCATCCGCGCATGGCCGTCAGCCGCGATGGCGTAAGGGCCATCGTCTGGGATGAGGCTGCGGCCGCAGGCCGGCAGGCGATGATCCGCGTCGCCGGGGGAGACGCCCGGACGCTCGCCGGCGGTGGCACGAGCTATCCAGCCATCGCGCCCACGCCGGAAGGTTTCGTCGTCGGCTGGAACGAGCAGGCGGGTGGCCGACCGGTTGTGGGTGTCCGGCGGGTTGGGCCGTAGATCTAGCAGGCGAACCCACGGCATCAGCGGCCAGTGAAGTGATAGACTTCGAAGTTCACGCGCCCGTAGCTCAGCTGGATAGAGCGCCGGGCTTCGAACCCGTAGGTCGGGGGTTCAAATCCCTCCGGGCGCGCCACTCGTGAAGTGAGAAGTTGAACGTCGTCTCGCGCGCCCGTAGCTCAATTGGATAGAGCGTCGGCCTCCGGAGCCGAAGGTTGCAGGTTCGAGCCCTGCCGGGCGCACCAACA
It includes:
- a CDS encoding sialidase family protein, with product MPANGAVSLGVDGRSNSFVTLAADGDRVAAVWLASSDSGNDVFVAMSDDGGARFAAPVRVNDLPGDAAGNGEQPPRVVLHDRTVAVVWISKRQGVSGVRAAQSADGGRSFSAARTISPEGVTGARGWESVAIADDGMVHAAWLDGRNAAPMAADHHDHGVMRQDIVHAMWRAGEPVVESPVADNVCFCCKTGVVTHGRDVFVVWRHLFEGGVRDIAVARSADGGRTFGSPVRVSADNWKIDACPDDGPSLAVEGNGTLHVAWPTLLSDSGQPHMAIFETISMDGGATFTARARVDASTTGASHPRMAVSRDGVRAIVWDEAAAAGRQAMIRVAGGDARTLAGGGTSYPAIAPTPEGFVVGWNEQAGGRPVVGVRRVGP